One window of the Dryobates pubescens isolate bDryPub1 chromosome 13, bDryPub1.pri, whole genome shotgun sequence genome contains the following:
- the ALKBH4 gene encoding alpha-ketoglutarate-dependent dioxygenase alkB homolog 4: MEAPAGCGCKGIRSCLLCEGPAQAAPPPQGEDNFTYCPASGLAVGNEHSEFAGWAFPFPGVSLLEEFITEDEEAEIVELMDRDDWKPSQSGRRKQDYGPKVNFKKQRLKAGSFSGLPSFSKKIVAQMEACPVLGDFFPVEQCNLDYRPERGSAIDPHFDDCWLWGERLVSLNLLSPTVLSMSRDSEDSIQLFPVAGKGNGEGSLRGALPAGGDAGRERSERLVPPPRLVGSREVRVGIALARRSLLVLRGAARYGWKHSIHRRHIRRRRVGVTFRELSAEFSPGGAQEELGRELLGIALSFRGRPV, encoded by the exons ATGGAGGCGCCGGCGGGCTGCGGCTGCAAGGGGATccgctcctgcctgctctgcgaGGGGCCCGCGCAGGCCGCTCCGCCCCCGCAG GGAGAAGATAATTTCACTTACTGTCCAGCATCAGGCCTGGCTGTAGGAAATGAGCACTCAGAATTTGCTGGCTGGGCATTCCCATTTCCAGGGGTGTCTCTCCTAGAGGAGTTCATTACTGAAGATGAAGAAGCTGAGATAGTTGAGCTGATGGATCGAGATGACTGGAAACCCTCACAGTCTGGCCGGAGGAAAcag GACTATGGACCCAAAGTGAACTTCAagaagcagaggctgaaagCTGGCAGCTTCAGTGGTTTGCCAAGCTTCAGCAAGAAGATTGTGGCACAGATGGaggcctgccctgtgctgggtgacTTCTTCCCCGTGGAGCAGTGCAATCTGGACTACAGGCCAGAGAGAGGCTCTGCCATCGACCCGCACTTCGACgactgctggctgtggggggaGAGGTTGGTTAGCCTCAACTTGCTCTCCCCAACCGTGCTCTCCATGTCCCGCGACTCGGAGGACAGCATCCAGCTCTTTCCCGTTGCCGGGAAAGGAAACGGGGAAGGGAGCCTCCGCGGAGCGCTGCCGGCAGGCGGAGACGCAGGGCGGGAGCGGAGCGAGCGGCTTGTGCCGCCGCCGAGGCTGGTGGGCAGCCGGGAGGTGCGGGTGGGCATCGCCCTGGCGCGGCGCTCGCTGCTGGTGCTGCGCGGCGCGGCGCGCTACGGCTGGAAGCACAGCATCCACCGGCGCCACATCCGCCGCCGCCGCGTCGGAGTCACCTTCCGGGAGCTCTCCGCCGAGTTCAGCCCCGGAGGGgcgcaggaggagctgggcagggagctgctgggcataGCGCTTTCCTTTCGAGGGAGACCCGTGTGA